From a single Lewinella sp. LCG006 genomic region:
- a CDS encoding LytR/AlgR family response regulator transcription factor — translation MSTIFNEFLFLKRKGVYEKVAISDIMFLQVSGDYVSCCLKTEELFIIRISLNKLSELLAPFGFMRIHRSFLIQLSLIESISFQEDFITISRHQIPINRNSKRKLGELITKLE, via the coding sequence ATGTCCACCATATTCAATGAATTTTTATTTCTAAAACGCAAAGGTGTTTACGAAAAAGTAGCGATCAGCGATATTATGTTTTTGCAGGTCAGCGGCGACTACGTGAGTTGTTGTCTAAAGACGGAAGAACTATTTATTATCCGTATCAGTCTTAATAAATTATCGGAGCTACTTGCCCCCTTTGGTTTTATGCGCATTCATCGAAGTTTCCTGATTCAGCTGTCTTTAATTGAGTCTATCAGTTTTCAGGAAGATTTTATTACCATTAGCAGGCACCAAATACCAATTAATAGAAATAGTAAAAGAAAGTTGGGAGAGTTAATTACTAAGCTAGAGTAG